The genomic DNA GGCGGACGAGCGTTACGGCGAGGTGGACAACGCCGAGGGGGAAATGCCCACCCCGGGGGGCGGTACTTTTTTTGGGCCGTCCGGGATCACCAGGGGGCGGTCGACGGATCGCCCGCCACGCCCGGTCGGAGGCCGAGTTGTGCGACCTGCTGCTCGAGTTGTGCGACCTGTTGGGCGAGTTGGTCGGCCCGCTGGCGGTGGTGCTCGCGCGAGCGTTCGAGATCCCGGACGCGGATCGCCAGGGCTTTGCGGTCGGCTTTGCGGGCCGTGGCCTTGGCTTTCCAGGCGTCCCGGGATCGTACCAGCTTGGGGATCAGAATCCGGGGCGGGGTCTGGAAGGTGGTCGCCGTACTCATAGGGCCTCCGGCCCGGTGGGACGAAACACTTTTCCCGAGTAGAACCGAACAAATATCGGGATGCCAGCCCAACTTCCGATCACTCTACACGTACCCTGTGACGGTGACCGGGCGGAACGCCCACCGGCGGGGGACGCTGTACGCGTTGTGGTCGAACCGCGCCGTCTGGTACTTGTCGACCATGGCCGGGTGGAACACGCACGGGTCGAACGGGCGGGCCGGGACCGGGGCGGCGGCCGCCCGCTCCCGGTCGAACCGGACCTGAACGGTCTCGGGGTTCCCGCCACACGTCCGCCCGCGGGCCGCGACACAGCACGGTCGGAGATGCGTGTTCCACGCGGCCAAGTCGACCACCTGGGGAACCGGGGTGGCCCACTGCCGCTGCGGGTCGAACACCCGGTTCTCGACCCGCGGCTTCTCCCGGGGGGTAACCGGGAGACAGAACTTCGGGGTGAACGGGTCGTGGGCCGCGAGGGCCGCGTACCGCGGGTGGACGGTCCGCTCCCGGCCGGCCAGGACGTGGACGGCGACGGTCGTTGGGTTGTCCCACCAGACTTCCGCCGGGACACACCCGAAGAACCCGAACGCCTCGACCAATCCGTGCAGGATCGCCTCAGTCCGCTCGGTCGGCAGGGCGAGAGCGAACGGGGCGTTCGAGTCACTCCAGGTGACGATCCGGACCGGAACCGATCGCCGGCCGCCCGGGAAGTCGACCGCGATGTGTCCGCGGTCGGCTTCGGCCCGTGACCCCGGGCGATGGTCGAGAGGGACGAATGTCTCCCGGCGGTCGAGGCGGCGGCCCTTCAGGTACCGCTGGACCGGGGCGTAGCTGCCGGCGTACCCGTGGTCGGCGACCAACCGGCGGAAGATCTGCTGGGCGGTGTGCCGCTGCTTCCGCGGGGCCGTCTCATCCGCGGCCAGGATCGCATCTACGATCCCGCGAACCGGATCGAACACCGGGGCCGCACGGGTGGCCGCCGGGGCCAGTGGGTCCGGG from Fimbriiglobus ruber includes the following:
- the istA gene encoding IS21 family transposase; translated protein: MLTVDQHARIRQLHRDGWTVGQIAAQLHHSSKTILKVLAGPAPDPLAPAATRAAPVFDPVRGIVDAILAADETAPRKQRHTAQQIFRRLVADHGYAGSYAPVQRYLKGRRLDRRETFVPLDHRPGSRAEADRGHIAVDFPGGRRSVPVRIVTWSDSNAPFALALPTERTEAILHGLVEAFGFFGCVPAEVWWDNPTTVAVHVLAGRERTVHPRYAALAAHDPFTPKFCLPVTPREKPRVENRVFDPQRQWATPVPQVVDLAAWNTHLRPCCVAARGRTCGGNPETVQVRFDRERAAAAPVPARPFDPCVFHPAMVDKYQTARFDHNAYSVPRRWAFRPVTVTGYV